In Desulfomonile tiedjei DSM 6799, a genomic segment contains:
- the dnaK gene encoding molecular chaperone DnaK yields MSKPIGIDLGTTNSVVAVTVGKSPEVIVNEEGSRLTPSVVAFTDKGERLVGQLAKRQAVTNPKNTISSIKRFMGRRYDEVQQELKTITYDVTPGSEGDVRIKAQGKTYSPPEISAMILQKLKKAAEDYLGEKVTDAVITVPAYFNDAQRQATKDAGRIAGLKVLRIINEPTAAALAYGLDKKKNEQIAVYDFGGGTFDISILEVGEGVVEVKSTNGDTHLGGDDLDLRIIQWLVDEFKKDQGIDLGRDPMAMQRLKEAAEKAKIELSSTMETDVNLPFVTADASGPKHLNVKLTRAKFESLVQDLIERTMEPCRRAIQDAGISARDIDEVVLVGGSTRIPMVVEKVKGFFGKEPHKGVNPDEVVALGAAVQAGVLSGEVSDVLLLDVTPLSLGIETLGGVMTRLIDRNTTVPTRKTEIFSTAADGQDSVEVHVVQGEREMAADNRTLGRFHLTGIPPAPRGVPQIEVTFDIDANGIVNVSALDKGTGRKQDITITASSGLSEDEIQRMVREAERNSAEDRRKREMVDVRNQLDSLTYSVERLLKENRDRLRSEDISAAESALQQARDAMNSGDMERMRSAMDVLNSASHQVAQNLYGQTAYGQQGAPGEGAPFEGGAGQARPAGQDQDYVDAEWRQT; encoded by the coding sequence ATGTCCAAACCCATTGGCATAGATCTTGGCACGACAAATTCAGTCGTCGCTGTTACGGTGGGAAAATCACCGGAAGTAATAGTAAATGAAGAAGGCTCCAGGCTAACGCCCTCGGTAGTGGCTTTTACTGACAAAGGAGAACGGTTGGTCGGGCAATTGGCAAAACGGCAGGCAGTCACCAATCCGAAAAACACAATCTCCTCCATCAAGCGATTCATGGGCAGACGCTATGATGAAGTGCAGCAAGAGCTAAAAACCATCACGTACGATGTCACTCCCGGTTCTGAAGGGGATGTGAGGATAAAAGCGCAGGGAAAAACTTATTCTCCACCGGAAATTTCCGCGATGATTCTTCAGAAGCTCAAAAAAGCTGCGGAAGATTATCTCGGTGAAAAAGTAACTGACGCGGTTATCACGGTTCCCGCGTATTTCAACGATGCGCAACGTCAGGCTACAAAAGATGCAGGCCGTATTGCGGGTCTCAAGGTATTGAGGATCATCAACGAACCTACAGCCGCGGCTCTGGCATACGGACTCGACAAGAAGAAGAACGAGCAAATTGCAGTGTACGATTTCGGCGGCGGAACGTTCGATATTTCCATTCTGGAAGTCGGAGAAGGTGTAGTTGAAGTCAAATCTACCAACGGAGACACTCATCTCGGTGGGGACGATCTGGACTTGCGTATCATCCAGTGGTTGGTGGATGAATTTAAAAAGGATCAGGGAATTGACCTCGGCCGCGATCCCATGGCAATGCAGAGGCTCAAAGAAGCTGCGGAAAAAGCAAAGATAGAATTGTCCTCAACCATGGAGACCGATGTCAATCTGCCTTTCGTCACGGCTGATGCTTCAGGTCCAAAGCACCTGAATGTAAAACTGACGCGGGCCAAATTCGAATCGCTGGTTCAAGACCTGATCGAGAGAACCATGGAGCCCTGCAGGCGTGCAATTCAGGATGCAGGCATTTCTGCCCGCGATATAGATGAGGTCGTTCTGGTGGGCGGTTCCACGAGAATCCCCATGGTCGTGGAAAAGGTAAAAGGATTCTTCGGAAAAGAGCCACATAAAGGGGTTAATCCGGATGAGGTAGTGGCATTGGGCGCAGCGGTTCAGGCTGGGGTCCTTTCAGGAGAGGTTTCCGACGTACTGTTGCTCGATGTTACCCCGCTTTCACTGGGTATCGAGACACTCGGCGGTGTCATGACGAGACTCATAGACCGTAATACAACGGTTCCAACTCGAAAAACCGAGATCTTCTCCACAGCAGCGGACGGTCAGGACAGTGTTGAGGTCCATGTGGTCCAGGGTGAGCGCGAAATGGCAGCGGACAACAGAACCCTGGGGAGATTCCATTTGACCGGAATCCCGCCTGCTCCACGAGGTGTCCCTCAGATCGAGGTTACCTTCGACATCGACGCCAATGGCATAGTGAATGTATCGGCCCTGGACAAGGGAACCGGGCGGAAGCAGGACATTACCATTACCGCTTCCAGTGGGCTCTCTGAAGACGAAATTCAGAGGATGGTCCGTGAGGCTGAGAGGAATTCCGCAGAGGACAGGCGTAAACGCGAAATGGTGGATGTCCGCAATCAACTGGATTCTCTTACGTACAGTGTGGAGCGATTACTGAAAGAGAACCGAGACAGGCTGCGATCTGAGGATATCTCTGCAGCGGAATCCGCTCTGCAGCAGGCGCGTGACGCCATGAATTCCGGCGACATGGAACGTATGCGCTCCGCTATGGATGTCCTGAACAGCGCATCTCATCAGGTTGCTCAAAACCTGTACGGTCAAACTGCCTATGGCCAGCAAGGAGCCCCAGGTGAAGGCGCACCATTCGAGGGCGGTGCGGGGCAAGCCAGACCAGCAGGACAAGACCAGGATTATGTCGACGCAGAATGGCGCCAGACCTAA
- a CDS encoding CaiB/BaiF CoA transferase family protein — MVQALSGLKVLDLSMNLPGPYMTWLLAMLGAEIVKIENPVGGDYARALGSGGQESPYFAAVNRNKKSVSLNLKHPEGKRIFLDLLDHYDTLVEGFRPGTMERLGLGYSDTSARNPRLIHVSITGYGHNGPNRLRAGHDLNYLSLAGIIGMTGTRDGQPVVPGVQIADLAGGALFGLVGLLAAVIQRERTGRGQFVDTAMFDGSLSLATMVFAGVGTGMETPLPGKMLLNGRFPCYGLYRTSDGQYMSLGAIEPKFWVNFCQAAGRPDLLNGQYAGENVVSEVAALFASRTREEWLEILKDADACCEPVLTLNEAVESPLVRARNMVNTSPQGHPVLACPLKLSESPVPEDCPAPDLGQNNQEILGKLGLQEKDLLELRSKGVI, encoded by the coding sequence ATGGTGCAAGCGCTTTCGGGGTTGAAGGTTCTGGATTTGAGCATGAATCTTCCGGGTCCGTACATGACATGGCTTTTGGCCATGCTTGGCGCGGAAATCGTAAAGATTGAGAATCCCGTAGGTGGAGACTACGCCCGGGCGCTCGGGAGTGGAGGTCAGGAGTCACCCTATTTTGCGGCAGTGAACCGGAACAAGAAGAGTGTGAGCCTGAACCTGAAGCATCCGGAAGGCAAGCGCATCTTTCTCGATCTTCTGGACCATTACGATACGCTGGTGGAGGGATTCAGACCCGGAACCATGGAACGCCTCGGTCTGGGATATTCTGATACGAGCGCACGCAATCCCCGGTTGATTCACGTTTCCATTACCGGTTACGGCCATAACGGCCCGAACCGTCTGCGTGCAGGACATGACCTGAATTATCTGTCGCTTGCAGGTATTATCGGCATGACCGGAACCAGAGACGGCCAACCTGTGGTTCCCGGCGTACAGATTGCGGATCTTGCCGGAGGAGCGCTGTTCGGACTCGTGGGGCTTCTTGCGGCAGTAATCCAGCGTGAACGAACCGGTCGCGGCCAGTTCGTGGACACTGCTATGTTCGATGGCTCTCTTTCTCTCGCGACCATGGTATTTGCAGGAGTGGGCACGGGTATGGAGACTCCTTTGCCGGGGAAAATGCTGCTGAACGGACGATTCCCCTGCTATGGCCTGTACAGAACGAGCGATGGACAGTACATGTCTCTGGGGGCAATCGAACCCAAATTCTGGGTGAATTTTTGCCAGGCTGCGGGAAGACCCGATCTTTTGAATGGCCAGTATGCAGGAGAAAATGTGGTGTCGGAAGTCGCTGCCCTTTTTGCATCCCGTACCAGAGAAGAATGGCTCGAAATCCTCAAAGATGCGGACGCGTGTTGCGAACCGGTCCTTACCTTGAACGAGGCCGTGGAGTCGCCGCTTGTCCGTGCACGGAATATGGTGAACACGTCACCGCAAGGACACCCTGTTCTTGCCTGTCCGCTGAAGCTCTCGGAATCTCCCGTTCCGGAGGATTGTCCCGCCCCTGATTTGGGTCAGAATAATCAAGAAATTTTGGGAAAATTGGGCTTACAAGAGAAAGACCTGCTGGAATTGCGGTCAAAAGGGGTAATTTAG
- a CDS encoding acyl-CoA dehydrogenase family protein, with protein sequence MEIINYTEEHRIFKEAVARFFEKEVVPHVEEWEEAGIVPKSVWKKMGEQGFLCMQVPEEYGGMGVDFLYSVILMEELARSNFFGLLTGLHSDIVVPYILSYASEELKHKYLPSCISGDIITAVAMTEPNAGSDLAGIRTTAVEDGDHVIINGQKTFISSGINADLVVLAVRDPKVDNPHRAIDLYVVEAGTPGFEKGRRLKKIGWHSQDTAELYFSDCRVHKSQRLGQKGSGFVMLMEKLQQERLVCSVGALASAENIFQLTVKYCGERSAFGKPISKFQNTQFKLVEMATELKLARTFLDKLIVDHMEKKDVVTEVSMAKYWITEAATRIIDGCLQLHGGYGYCEEYPVARAWRDIRVFSIFAGTNEIMKTIVAKRMGL encoded by the coding sequence GTGGAAATAATTAACTACACGGAAGAACACCGGATATTCAAGGAAGCCGTTGCCCGCTTTTTCGAGAAGGAAGTCGTACCACATGTGGAGGAATGGGAAGAGGCTGGAATCGTTCCCAAAAGCGTCTGGAAAAAGATGGGCGAACAGGGATTCCTATGCATGCAGGTCCCCGAAGAATACGGCGGAATGGGCGTAGACTTCCTCTATTCCGTCATTCTCATGGAAGAGCTGGCCCGGAGCAATTTTTTCGGCCTGCTCACCGGGCTCCATAGCGATATCGTAGTCCCGTATATCCTGTCGTATGCTTCGGAGGAGTTAAAACACAAGTATCTTCCAAGTTGTATATCGGGCGACATCATCACTGCCGTCGCGATGACGGAACCCAATGCGGGAAGCGATCTCGCAGGCATCCGCACTACCGCCGTTGAAGATGGCGATCATGTAATCATCAACGGTCAGAAGACTTTTATCAGCAGCGGGATAAATGCGGACCTGGTCGTGCTTGCAGTGAGAGATCCGAAGGTAGATAACCCTCACCGGGCCATAGATTTGTACGTGGTTGAAGCCGGAACTCCGGGATTTGAAAAAGGACGGAGACTCAAAAAGATCGGATGGCACAGTCAGGATACAGCGGAGCTCTACTTCAGCGATTGCAGAGTCCACAAATCCCAGCGACTCGGCCAGAAAGGCTCCGGATTTGTCATGCTTATGGAGAAGCTCCAGCAAGAACGGCTTGTGTGCAGTGTCGGAGCGCTTGCCTCAGCCGAGAATATTTTTCAGCTTACCGTCAAGTACTGCGGTGAACGATCGGCCTTCGGCAAACCAATCTCCAAATTTCAGAATACTCAGTTCAAGCTTGTGGAAATGGCAACGGAATTGAAGCTGGCCAGGACGTTTCTCGACAAACTGATTGTAGACCACATGGAGAAAAAAGATGTGGTAACTGAAGTCTCTATGGCAAAATACTGGATAACAGAAGCCGCAACACGGATTATCGACGGCTGTCTCCAACTCCACGGTGGATACGGATACTGCGAAGAATACCCCGTAGCACGAGCATGGCGAGATATCCGAGTCTTCTCGATCTTCGCAGGGACAAACGAAATCATGAAGACTATCGTGGCAAAACGAATGGGCCTGTAG
- a CDS encoding TetR/AcrR family transcriptional regulator: protein MKTVTSLRTESTIRKKQRKLFPPGRTKIAEALKLLLEEKEFNAITTAEIAKTACVTEALIYKYFKDKRDLLHQVLGEYLEFYISRAEMDLKGIKGSLNKLRKLMWSHINMYSTNRVFAKILLLEVRNYPDYFKSDAYESVKRYSKISLDVIQEGIDNGEIRNDLSPLSIRQIVLGGVEHLCLPGIIFNKEISPDELTEELCELIFHGIAARKDPPKSRPKKGVESGNN, encoded by the coding sequence ATGAAAACGGTCACATCCTTACGAACGGAAAGCACAATCCGAAAGAAACAGCGCAAGCTCTTTCCTCCCGGTCGGACCAAGATCGCGGAGGCTCTGAAACTGCTCCTTGAAGAAAAGGAGTTCAATGCAATAACCACTGCAGAAATTGCCAAGACCGCTTGTGTCACGGAAGCGCTTATTTACAAGTATTTTAAAGATAAGAGAGATCTGCTTCATCAGGTGCTCGGCGAATACCTGGAGTTTTACATTTCTCGAGCTGAAATGGATCTGAAGGGAATCAAGGGATCTTTGAACAAGCTCCGCAAGCTGATGTGGTCTCACATAAATATGTATTCCACGAATCGGGTTTTCGCAAAAATACTACTCCTTGAGGTCCGTAATTACCCGGATTATTTCAAGAGCGACGCTTACGAGTCGGTGAAACGATACTCTAAAATATCCCTTGATGTAATTCAGGAAGGTATCGATAACGGAGAAATCCGCAATGATCTCTCGCCTCTGAGCATCAGGCAGATTGTCCTGGGAGGTGTGGAGCACCTCTGTTTACCCGGCATCATTTTCAACAAGGAGATCTCTCCGGACGAACTCACGGAAGAGCTTTGCGAACTGATTTTCCACGGTATAGCGGCCCGCAAGGACCCGCCCAAATCGCGGCCGAAAAAAGGAGTCGAAAGTGGAAATAATTAA
- a CDS encoding 3-hydroxyacyl-CoA dehydrogenase NAD-binding domain-containing protein, which produces MPEVAYHLDQATRVATFVIDTAGPVNTIGLQFITDLEKASARAQKDAVNGVVIVSAKKKSFLDGANLKEIITDATPQTARLTVRRYQDALADLAESPFPVVAALNNQSALGGGFELLLWACDHIFATPGSKMGLPEVSVGLFPAGGGTQTLKRVVGFKTAVDMITTARVVPVEALAASGAFTVCSPADLMQKATEWTATHSGAINRNYDPDYVEPDAPGLEEKQAILNSARFRYTISPYRPYLIAAIDALEAGLTLSFDDAVKKEVDLFVPLLFHENSRNKIDLFFLATSLGPKLARVDASKAVPVDRIAVIGAGLMGLGIAQIAADKGIRTLLIDVDETRVKAAVENLSETLEDLVIRGRWARARKDAVLSNISWTVDYSDLKGIPLIIECVFEDPDLKKRILAHVQAVNPDAIFASNTSTIPMAEISEGAIRPEQVVGMHFFSPVPLMPLLEVIQGKNSSQAAVATVVTVGRAIGKTVILMGDGPGFYTSRTFGTFVNNGIRLVELGVSPWDVDMLALQAGFPQGPLHIYGTAGGNVIYHAGNFLARKFKGRLELPESLGRLYEAGCTGAGKPCFYLDSKRMLRDESILQHIAYAEGFPLPSDEDVKDILLLGMVNEAFWCMSEGVLKDFYSMDLGAVLGIGFPDCWHGPARYVSLKGVSNVKARLEELSAKYLMPQLKPAPEFDRLIACGLETALI; this is translated from the coding sequence ATGCCTGAAGTCGCATACCATTTGGATCAGGCCACTCGTGTGGCCACTTTTGTCATAGATACGGCCGGCCCGGTAAACACCATTGGGCTGCAATTCATAACCGATCTCGAAAAAGCTTCCGCACGGGCGCAAAAAGATGCCGTGAATGGAGTCGTCATTGTTTCGGCAAAGAAGAAGAGCTTCCTCGATGGAGCAAATCTGAAGGAAATCATCACTGATGCCACTCCTCAAACCGCTCGGCTGACAGTCCGGAGATATCAGGATGCTCTTGCCGATCTTGCAGAAAGCCCATTTCCCGTAGTGGCTGCTCTGAACAATCAGTCAGCACTGGGTGGCGGTTTCGAGCTGCTGTTGTGGGCCTGCGATCATATTTTTGCCACACCGGGATCGAAGATGGGACTGCCTGAAGTGAGCGTGGGACTCTTTCCTGCAGGTGGTGGCACGCAGACGCTGAAGCGAGTCGTTGGTTTCAAAACCGCTGTGGACATGATTACCACCGCTCGGGTTGTTCCAGTGGAGGCGTTGGCAGCATCGGGAGCATTCACCGTATGCTCGCCGGCCGATCTGATGCAAAAAGCGACGGAGTGGACCGCGACGCACTCGGGTGCGATCAACCGCAATTATGATCCCGATTACGTCGAGCCCGATGCACCAGGATTGGAAGAAAAACAGGCGATCCTCAACAGTGCCCGATTCCGTTATACTATCAGCCCGTACAGACCGTATCTCATTGCAGCCATTGATGCTCTCGAAGCAGGGCTGACACTTTCGTTCGATGATGCGGTGAAGAAAGAAGTGGATCTATTCGTGCCTTTACTGTTCCACGAGAACAGCCGCAACAAGATCGATTTGTTCTTTCTCGCAACCAGCCTCGGCCCCAAACTTGCCAGAGTTGATGCCTCCAAAGCAGTACCCGTGGACCGCATTGCGGTGATCGGCGCAGGCCTCATGGGATTGGGCATAGCTCAGATAGCCGCAGATAAGGGAATAAGGACTCTGTTGATAGATGTTGACGAAACCAGGGTAAAAGCTGCCGTAGAAAACCTCAGTGAGACACTTGAAGATCTCGTGATTCGCGGAAGGTGGGCTCGTGCACGAAAAGATGCGGTATTATCGAATATTTCGTGGACCGTTGATTATTCGGACTTGAAAGGCATCCCGCTCATCATCGAATGCGTATTTGAGGATCCGGATCTCAAGAAACGGATTCTCGCTCATGTGCAGGCTGTCAACCCGGATGCCATATTCGCATCGAACACATCTACCATTCCTATGGCCGAGATCTCGGAAGGAGCGATCAGACCTGAGCAGGTGGTGGGAATGCATTTCTTCTCGCCGGTTCCGCTCATGCCCCTTCTGGAAGTCATCCAGGGGAAGAATTCCAGTCAAGCCGCAGTGGCCACGGTAGTCACTGTGGGAAGGGCAATCGGAAAGACGGTCATTCTCATGGGTGACGGGCCGGGATTCTATACGAGCAGGACTTTCGGCACTTTCGTAAATAACGGGATCAGACTGGTTGAATTAGGGGTTTCTCCCTGGGATGTCGATATGCTTGCATTGCAGGCAGGATTCCCCCAGGGACCTTTGCACATCTACGGAACAGCGGGTGGCAACGTCATTTACCACGCGGGGAACTTCCTTGCTCGGAAATTCAAGGGTAGATTAGAGCTTCCCGAGTCGCTCGGCCGTCTGTATGAGGCGGGTTGCACGGGAGCAGGCAAGCCTTGTTTCTATCTGGACTCAAAAAGGATGCTTCGAGATGAATCGATCCTTCAGCACATTGCATATGCCGAGGGTTTTCCTCTACCTTCCGATGAGGATGTCAAAGACATTCTCCTGCTGGGAATGGTGAATGAAGCCTTCTGGTGCATGAGCGAAGGCGTGCTCAAGGACTTTTACAGCATGGATTTAGGGGCGGTATTGGGAATCGGCTTTCCTGACTGCTGGCACGGACCCGCGAGGTACGTGAGCTTGAAAGGCGTGAGCAACGTAAAAGCCCGTTTGGAAGAGCTTTCAGCAAAGTATCTTATGCCGCAGTTGAAGCCTGCGCCCGAATTCGACCGTCTCATCGCGTGCGGTCTCGAGACCGCATTGATCTGA
- a CDS encoding thiolase family protein — translation MTEKFVIVGAKRTPFGKYLGSLSGTEPLDLGVHAAQAALNAQGKDLKAEIDQVFVGNCIPAAFETGSVTGRQMALKLGIDKFTITLDTACCSPLTALRMALWALRLGEVSSALVIGVESMSLVPHMSRQLRAGIRIGEVKLKDQIFPISYPGYNSVAVDASDGAAKYEVPKRMLDSWAMASHLKWLKAQEQGKFADEIAPMMVSKGKEKFRFELDEFPRPNGNLAAIEQLPPVFGARTTTAGNAPGLNDGASAMVVMTETRAQKLGLTPLATIVEMAGETDMPYGISWIPALTIKKVLTRAGVDLDTIDLIEINEAFAAMPLVSTKILARNDVDKWYDLLKKTNVNGGAIAIGHPVGASGLRITMTMMYELRRRGGGMGVAAICGGLTQGEAALIRV, via the coding sequence ATGACAGAAAAATTCGTCATTGTAGGGGCAAAGAGAACTCCTTTCGGAAAATACCTGGGCTCGCTTTCCGGCACTGAGCCGCTGGATCTCGGAGTGCATGCAGCCCAGGCTGCTCTGAATGCTCAGGGAAAGGATCTCAAGGCGGAAATCGATCAGGTGTTCGTCGGGAACTGCATTCCTGCCGCATTCGAAACAGGTTCGGTAACCGGCAGGCAAATGGCCCTGAAGCTCGGGATAGACAAATTCACCATCACGCTGGATACGGCATGTTGCTCGCCGCTTACTGCCCTTCGCATGGCTTTATGGGCGCTCCGTCTGGGTGAAGTTTCTTCCGCCCTGGTGATAGGCGTCGAATCCATGAGCCTGGTGCCTCACATGTCACGGCAACTCAGGGCGGGAATTCGCATTGGTGAAGTTAAACTGAAGGACCAGATTTTCCCTATCAGTTATCCCGGTTACAATTCCGTGGCTGTCGATGCTTCCGACGGCGCTGCCAAATACGAGGTCCCGAAACGTATGCTGGATAGCTGGGCGATGGCATCCCACCTCAAATGGCTAAAAGCTCAGGAACAGGGAAAATTCGCGGACGAAATCGCTCCCATGATGGTCTCCAAGGGAAAGGAGAAATTCAGGTTTGAACTGGATGAATTTCCCCGGCCGAACGGAAATCTTGCAGCCATTGAACAGCTTCCTCCCGTATTCGGGGCCAGGACGACCACAGCGGGAAATGCTCCCGGCTTGAATGACGGCGCATCTGCCATGGTGGTCATGACCGAGACCAGGGCACAGAAACTCGGATTGACTCCATTGGCAACCATTGTAGAAATGGCCGGAGAAACGGACATGCCCTATGGTATCTCCTGGATACCAGCATTGACCATCAAAAAGGTCCTGACCAGGGCAGGCGTGGATCTCGATACGATCGATCTCATCGAAATCAACGAAGCTTTTGCGGCCATGCCTCTGGTAAGCACGAAGATACTAGCTCGGAACGATGTGGACAAGTGGTACGATCTTCTCAAAAAGACGAACGTAAATGGTGGAGCGATCGCCATAGGCCACCCGGTGGGAGCCTCGGGACTCAGAATTACCATGACCATGATGTATGAACTCCGTCGCAGGGGCGGAGGAATGGGGGTTGCGGCGATTTGCGGCGGCCTCACCCAGGGCGAGGCTGCCCTCATAAGGGTTTAA
- the tsaA gene encoding tRNA (N6-threonylcarbamoyladenosine(37)-N6)-methyltransferase TrmO — protein sequence MTFIVRPIGKVRSSLKELSQCPNQGSEGAPEAWIELDPEFTDATDGLQAGSEIVLFTWMHLADRSVLRVHPQKNKNKPLKGVFATRSPARPNPIGLHPVTIVKMESTTRFLVSPLEALDDTPVIDIKIARAEDTWNNASLQ from the coding sequence ATGACATTTATCGTACGGCCGATAGGAAAGGTGCGATCTTCGCTCAAGGAATTGAGTCAGTGTCCGAACCAGGGTTCCGAGGGAGCACCTGAAGCCTGGATCGAACTTGATCCGGAATTCACGGATGCTACCGATGGATTGCAGGCGGGATCGGAAATTGTCTTGTTCACCTGGATGCATCTGGCAGACCGTTCCGTGTTACGGGTCCACCCTCAGAAAAATAAGAACAAGCCCTTGAAAGGGGTATTCGCGACACGATCGCCTGCGCGTCCGAATCCTATCGGCCTACATCCGGTGACCATTGTCAAAATGGAGTCCACCACCAGATTTCTGGTGAGCCCGTTGGAAGCGTTGGACGATACACCCGTCATTGACATCAAGATCGCACGAGCGGAAGACACGTGGAACAATGCATCTCTCCAGTAA
- a CDS encoding ABC transporter permease: MRIDDLMTMCWRLVLRNRRRYKAVIAGIAFGTAGFILIQTMGDSVEKKMGEHLELLGEATVIKAEYKNDLEFHPGEFVNSDVNNLKQLNDVIAVAPVVTLPKVEAYFQTTQWGPGLFGINHEYWMTQTCRLQSGRLIGPSDVVGRKPVVVLGQDVVKYLFKNVDPVGQVIRLGNLSFKVIGTLGGIQHTDIRRGVFIPITTAQSLFQGVSSIHNIYVRVSNWNDVDRVRLEVQDVLNNNHKGYENAMRIVYFPKRIEKVKSTVYLVKLFIWAALGVTLVLGGLGIMNVMLAAVQDRTKEIGLRKALGAKEELILLQFLTESGLISMFAGAIGVLVGIVSVYLLKDPIGVDISLQILFTSVAGGLLFTMCLGIVSGLYPSVRASRLDSVTAMRFE, encoded by the coding sequence TTGAGAATTGATGACTTGATGACCATGTGCTGGCGTCTGGTACTGCGTAACAGGAGGCGGTACAAAGCGGTCATTGCAGGAATAGCCTTCGGCACGGCTGGGTTCATCCTGATACAGACAATGGGGGACTCGGTTGAGAAGAAGATGGGTGAGCACCTGGAATTGCTAGGTGAAGCTACTGTTATAAAAGCGGAGTACAAGAACGACCTGGAATTTCATCCCGGCGAATTCGTCAATTCGGATGTAAATAATCTTAAACAACTCAATGACGTTATTGCCGTTGCGCCTGTGGTTACACTTCCCAAAGTCGAGGCATATTTTCAGACGACTCAATGGGGACCAGGACTATTCGGCATAAATCACGAGTACTGGATGACTCAGACCTGTCGCCTACAAAGCGGGAGACTGATCGGCCCCTCGGATGTTGTAGGGCGTAAACCGGTGGTGGTGCTCGGACAGGATGTGGTCAAATATCTGTTCAAGAATGTCGATCCGGTGGGACAGGTCATCCGATTAGGTAATTTGAGCTTCAAAGTGATCGGTACACTCGGAGGAATACAGCACACGGATATTCGGAGAGGAGTATTTATCCCCATTACTACAGCTCAAAGCTTATTCCAGGGCGTTTCCTCCATTCACAATATCTACGTCAGGGTAAGCAACTGGAATGATGTGGATCGAGTTCGGTTGGAGGTGCAGGACGTTCTAAACAACAACCATAAAGGTTACGAGAACGCAATGCGCATTGTCTATTTTCCGAAGAGGATTGAAAAGGTCAAGTCTACCGTGTACCTGGTGAAGCTATTTATCTGGGCTGCATTGGGGGTGACGCTGGTTCTGGGCGGGCTCGGAATTATGAATGTCATGCTTGCCGCGGTGCAGGACCGAACAAAAGAGATCGGCCTCAGAAAGGCACTGGGTGCCAAGGAGGAACTCATACTCCTGCAATTCCTTACCGAATCGGGCCTGATCAGTATGTTCGCGGGCGCAATAGGCGTGCTGGTAGGGATCGTATCTGTGTATCTCCTGAAGGATCCCATAGGGGTTGATATCTCGCTTCAAATACTGTTCACGAGTGTAGCAGGAGGACTGCTCTTTACCATGTGCCTCGGGATTGTTTCCGGCCTGTATCCATCGGTGCGCGCGAGTCGTCTGGATTCAGTGACTGCCATGCGATTCGAGTAG